Proteins from a genomic interval of Sphingobacterium lactis:
- a CDS encoding RagB/SusD family nutrient uptake outer membrane protein, producing MKKRFKLLALAFLMGGFTACNDLDIAPINIVQDPVVFTDDGMQAYMAALYSRIPMEDFRYSGSENDGFNTWNQIWLPSLNTGENANRNQNGYFNPARGYWDNAYVVIRNANYLIQHLPEYVSTMGQDKIDRWIGEAKFIRAYTYFALARRYGGVPITDQVLQYLDGDVEPLQIARSSEEATYDFILKDLDEAMVAMPEASEKPGRANKYIIEAFKSRVALNAGSKARYGIPYTVEGVMLTGIPKARANDYFTQAFKAAKNIEGKYSLYKKNWSATDKQATADNYAALFLDNSSSETIFYKDYFYPNSVHSFDAVFSPPHMTTTYGDRFNPTLDYVELFDGLPKNERGELKTLNDDGTYIVYDYVEQLFEECEPRLRGTVLLPGMPFKKARTDIRRGTLVESVDPAVPIQKFIGEGLTAPYTSNPFYAANVKQSGTWNQQTPITLSTGEKINPTGMDGPTSSNNATVTGFHGRKYLNPNLEISATELHRSSQRWIDLRYAEVVLNRAEAALELAQNGVSSVDGVSLQADAFNCINQIRERAGAVLLTSDAELSTGAPLAPGTGVGSYVLAPTRGLQIIRIERRKELAFENKLWWDMLRWRTADVEVNQRTWRKLNPFLFAKGAKPELTDYVRGKYIFDCRFDERNGRVSIPTKAYYEAIPGDEIASNPNMEQNDEY from the coding sequence ATGAAAAAGAGATTCAAACTATTGGCTTTAGCTTTCCTCATGGGAGGATTTACAGCCTGTAATGACCTAGATATAGCACCGATCAATATTGTACAAGACCCGGTGGTCTTTACGGATGATGGGATGCAAGCCTACATGGCTGCCCTGTACAGTAGAATTCCTATGGAGGACTTCCGCTACAGTGGCTCTGAGAACGATGGTTTCAATACCTGGAACCAGATTTGGCTGCCCAGCCTGAATACCGGCGAGAATGCCAACAGAAACCAAAATGGATACTTTAACCCGGCACGCGGCTATTGGGACAATGCCTATGTCGTGATTCGGAACGCCAATTACCTGATCCAACATTTACCGGAATACGTGAGTACCATGGGTCAAGATAAGATCGACCGCTGGATTGGTGAGGCGAAATTTATCCGTGCCTATACTTATTTTGCGCTGGCGCGCCGCTACGGAGGGGTGCCGATAACCGATCAGGTCCTGCAATACCTCGACGGGGATGTGGAACCCCTTCAGATTGCGCGAAGCAGCGAGGAAGCAACCTATGATTTTATCCTGAAGGACTTGGATGAAGCCATGGTCGCCATGCCGGAGGCTAGTGAAAAACCCGGACGCGCCAACAAGTACATTATCGAGGCCTTTAAATCCCGGGTGGCACTAAACGCTGGATCAAAGGCGCGTTATGGTATTCCATACACTGTTGAGGGTGTGATGCTCACCGGGATTCCGAAAGCAAGGGCCAACGATTATTTCACTCAGGCTTTCAAAGCGGCAAAGAATATCGAAGGCAAATATTCGCTCTATAAGAAGAATTGGTCCGCAACGGACAAGCAAGCAACAGCGGACAATTATGCCGCACTTTTCCTGGATAACAGCAGTTCGGAAACGATCTTTTATAAAGATTACTTCTACCCGAATTCTGTTCACAGTTTTGATGCGGTATTTAGCCCACCACACATGACTACCACCTATGGTGATCGCTTCAATCCGACTTTGGATTACGTAGAATTATTCGATGGCCTACCAAAGAACGAACGCGGGGAGCTGAAAACCCTAAATGATGATGGAACCTATATCGTCTACGATTATGTGGAACAGTTGTTTGAGGAATGTGAGCCGCGCCTGCGCGGAACCGTGCTGCTGCCGGGGATGCCATTCAAGAAGGCCAGAACCGATATCCGGCGCGGCACCTTGGTTGAAAGTGTAGATCCTGCAGTGCCTATTCAAAAATTCATTGGAGAGGGATTAACGGCTCCTTACACGTCCAACCCATTCTATGCCGCCAATGTAAAACAATCGGGTACCTGGAACCAGCAGACACCGATCACATTATCGACGGGCGAGAAGATCAACCCAACTGGGATGGATGGTCCAACGTCTTCAAACAATGCAACGGTAACAGGCTTCCACGGTCGCAAATACCTAAATCCTAATTTGGAAATTTCCGCGACAGAATTGCACCGATCCTCCCAACGTTGGATTGACCTACGCTATGCAGAGGTGGTCCTGAATCGTGCGGAGGCCGCATTGGAGTTAGCACAGAACGGCGTGTCTTCCGTCGATGGGGTTTCCCTGCAGGCCGATGCCTTTAACTGCATCAACCAGATCCGTGAAAGGGCAGGAGCCGTCCTCCTAACCTCAGATGCGGAACTGTCCACCGGCGCACCACTAGCCCCAGGAACAGGGGTAGGCTCCTATGTATTGGCACCGACCCGTGGATTACAGATCATCCGGATCGAACGCCGTAAAGAATTGGCGTTCGAGAACAAGCTGTGGTGGGACATGCTCCGTTGGAGAACGGCAGATGTGGAAGTCAACCAGCGCACGTGGCGAAAGTTGAATCCGTTCTTATTTGCCAAAGGCGCAAAACCGGAATTGACAGACTATGTCCGCGGGAAGTACATCTTTGACTGCCGTTTCGATGAACGCAATGGTCGGGTTTCCATTCCTACAAAAGCATACTATGAAGCGATTCCAGGCGATGAGATTGCTTCCAACCCGAACATGGAACAGAATGATGAATATTAA
- a CDS encoding glycoside hydrolase family 71/99-like protein, with product MIRLSIVPLLLSLAALLSCSHTSGKHGQAQNPPNSTDTLKGYDTSGLKYPRYEGLVMAGYQGWFNAEGDGADRSWYHYWGKGRVFKPGSTKVDFWPDMTEYSKKYKTPFKFADGQDAYLFSSYDEETIDLHFKWMKDYGIDGVHMQRFLVEVNPQNPSGRKHFNKVLRSALKAAKKYDRAISVMYDLSGSTAADFKFLEEDWKALVDTFKLYDKETNPTYLWHNEKPLMTIWGVGFNDGRKYTVQDVDRLVDRLKGGEKGLSIMLGVPYYWRTLSKDTENDPMLYDLIKKVDIIMPWAVGRYKLANFDPKQIQEDMQWAAQNKVDYVPLAFPGFSWANMNNDPTIYHAIPREKGKFMWKQMSTAINAGAISLYLAMFDEIDEGTAIFKSAREEDTPENGNKLKFVGIENDLPTDHYLWLAGEAAKWIKGGTGYSDQLPKRITGKR from the coding sequence ATGATAAGATTATCCATTGTTCCATTGTTGCTATCTCTCGCGGCCTTGCTGTCCTGTTCGCATACGTCAGGAAAGCACGGCCAAGCTCAGAACCCACCGAATTCCACCGACACCCTAAAGGGATATGATACCTCCGGGTTAAAGTACCCCCGATATGAAGGGTTGGTGATGGCCGGTTACCAAGGTTGGTTCAACGCCGAGGGAGATGGTGCAGATCGTTCCTGGTATCATTACTGGGGAAAAGGGCGCGTATTTAAGCCGGGATCAACCAAGGTCGACTTCTGGCCGGACATGACCGAATACAGCAAGAAGTACAAAACCCCCTTTAAATTTGCCGATGGACAGGATGCCTATCTTTTCAGTTCGTACGATGAGGAAACCATAGACCTGCATTTCAAATGGATGAAGGATTATGGGATTGATGGCGTGCATATGCAGCGCTTCTTGGTAGAAGTGAATCCGCAGAATCCCTCGGGACGAAAACATTTCAATAAAGTGTTGCGCAGTGCCCTTAAGGCAGCGAAGAAATACGATCGCGCCATCAGCGTGATGTATGACCTGAGCGGCAGTACTGCGGCAGATTTTAAATTCCTCGAAGAGGATTGGAAAGCGTTGGTGGACACTTTCAAGCTATACGATAAAGAAACCAATCCAACCTACCTGTGGCACAATGAAAAACCATTGATGACCATCTGGGGAGTTGGTTTCAACGATGGCCGGAAGTACACCGTACAGGATGTCGATCGCTTGGTTGATCGGTTGAAGGGTGGTGAAAAGGGATTGTCCATTATGTTGGGTGTGCCCTATTATTGGCGCACGCTGAGCAAGGACACCGAAAATGACCCCATGCTGTACGACCTGATCAAAAAAGTAGATATTATCATGCCTTGGGCCGTCGGTCGGTATAAGCTAGCGAATTTCGATCCGAAGCAGATTCAGGAAGATATGCAATGGGCCGCCCAGAATAAAGTGGATTATGTGCCATTGGCTTTTCCTGGGTTCAGCTGGGCGAATATGAACAACGACCCAACGATCTATCACGCTATCCCTCGGGAAAAAGGAAAGTTTATGTGGAAACAAATGTCCACGGCCATCAATGCAGGGGCTATTTCCCTTTACCTCGCCATGTTCGATGAGATTGATGAAGGAACGGCAATCTTTAAGAGCGCGCGTGAGGAAGATACCCCAGAAAATGGAAATAAGTTGAAATTCGTGGGCATTGAGAACGACCTGCCAACAGATCATTACCTCTGGCTGGCGGGAGAAGCCGCAAAATGGATAAAAGGAGGAACTGGTTATTCCGACCAGTTACCGAAAAGGATTACTGGCAAAAGGTAA
- a CDS encoding DUF3823 domain-containing protein: MMNINPMMMKKIFLGMMVLAAVMFKSCEIDNYEGPDASIQGTIVDQNGKAVQFEQGQGSGRIKLEETSWSENPVPLYLNIRQDGSYVNTKFFAGTYLATLVEGAFYPQEGQEIAVAGEYKHDFSIVPYLELEWVSEPALTADNKVTASFKLKRNAGPNGENMPDLMDYQLFISTTQYVGNNNFDGTRVGQPVKITNTQANDTFTITSLQPMKYATTYFVRIGARVNDTYKKYNYTTIKTVTVPNG; encoded by the coding sequence ATGATGAATATTAATCCAATGATGATGAAAAAGATATTTTTAGGCATGATGGTCCTGGCTGCGGTCATGTTCAAATCATGTGAAATAGATAATTATGAAGGACCTGATGCTTCGATTCAAGGGACAATTGTCGACCAAAACGGTAAAGCTGTCCAGTTTGAACAGGGACAGGGTTCCGGACGTATAAAACTAGAGGAAACCAGCTGGAGTGAAAATCCGGTGCCACTTTACCTGAATATTAGACAGGATGGTAGTTATGTAAATACCAAGTTCTTTGCAGGCACCTACTTGGCGACCTTGGTAGAAGGAGCCTTCTACCCCCAAGAGGGACAGGAGATTGCTGTGGCCGGTGAATACAAGCATGACTTTTCCATTGTACCTTATCTTGAATTGGAATGGGTGAGTGAACCCGCGCTAACTGCAGATAACAAGGTAACGGCTTCTTTTAAATTGAAGCGTAATGCCGGTCCGAATGGCGAGAATATGCCGGATCTTATGGATTACCAGCTGTTTATTTCCACGACTCAGTACGTAGGGAACAATAATTTTGACGGTACCCGTGTCGGTCAGCCCGTAAAGATTACCAACACCCAAGCGAACGATACGTTTACCATTACCTCACTCCAACCGATGAAGTACGCAACGACCTATTTTGTACGCATTGGCGCGCGGGTGAACGACACATACAAAAAATACAACTACACAACGATTAAAACAGTTACAGTTCCTAATGGTTAA
- a CDS encoding glycoside hydrolase family 71/99-like protein: MKTLKNKQNLSIQQWVARLFAGGLLGLAICSLFITSCKDGEYTPVEEEDSTIVSPSPKGDVVGKVVAGYQGWFGAAGDGSPFNSWRHWAVSGAPAPNNQSFELYPDIREYSKTYATGYAALGNGNPANLFSHWDDQTVDLHFKWMKQYGVQTAAVQRFGNYLLKDARDRGFKDGVMQKAKVAAEAHQVKFYVAYDISGWTNFSTELKEDWTNKMEAHVSSPMYAKQNGKPVVSIWGLGVANRPGDVNSYLDLINWFKGKGYYVIIGVAKFWRSDTANMEAYKAADMVSPWSVGSMRNLEKVDEYIKDLKADLEFLTANKQDYQPVVFPGFAWSNWKPGTPRNEIPRLHGDFMWRQFKNIVELGMQNVYIAMFDEYDEGTAIAKAAENSSQIPTNQYFLTLDADGVEVSSDFYLRLTKDAGKMLRREAPVQQEHPTPHK, translated from the coding sequence ATGAAGACATTAAAGAACAAACAAAACCTGTCGATCCAGCAATGGGTGGCTCGGTTATTTGCAGGAGGCCTATTGGGATTGGCGATCTGCAGCTTATTTATTACGTCGTGTAAGGATGGAGAATATACCCCTGTTGAGGAAGAGGATTCGACAATTGTGTCGCCTTCACCCAAAGGTGATGTCGTAGGAAAGGTGGTCGCAGGCTATCAGGGTTGGTTCGGAGCGGCAGGTGACGGTTCGCCTTTCAACTCCTGGCGGCATTGGGCGGTATCGGGAGCACCGGCGCCAAACAATCAATCTTTTGAGCTCTATCCGGATATTCGGGAATACAGCAAGACCTATGCAACAGGTTATGCTGCACTGGGCAATGGCAACCCTGCGAATCTATTTTCGCATTGGGATGACCAAACCGTGGACCTGCATTTCAAATGGATGAAGCAATATGGGGTACAGACTGCTGCGGTACAGCGCTTCGGCAATTATCTCCTGAAAGATGCCCGCGATCGTGGATTTAAGGATGGTGTTATGCAGAAGGCAAAGGTCGCTGCAGAAGCGCATCAAGTGAAATTCTATGTAGCCTATGATATTTCGGGATGGACCAATTTCTCCACCGAATTGAAAGAAGACTGGACCAATAAAATGGAGGCCCATGTCAGCTCGCCTATGTATGCCAAGCAAAATGGAAAACCCGTTGTCAGTATTTGGGGGCTAGGTGTTGCCAATCGCCCAGGCGATGTAAACAGTTACTTAGACCTGATCAACTGGTTTAAAGGGAAAGGGTATTACGTAATTATTGGGGTAGCCAAATTCTGGCGTTCCGATACAGCCAATATGGAAGCCTATAAAGCGGCCGATATGGTATCCCCATGGTCTGTGGGGTCCATGCGCAACCTAGAAAAGGTGGATGAATACATCAAGGATCTGAAAGCAGATCTGGAGTTCCTGACGGCCAACAAACAAGATTACCAACCGGTAGTTTTCCCGGGCTTTGCCTGGTCAAACTGGAAACCCGGTACGCCAAGGAATGAAATCCCTCGCCTCCACGGCGACTTTATGTGGCGTCAATTCAAGAATATTGTGGAGCTGGGCATGCAGAATGTCTATATCGCCATGTTTGACGAATATGACGAAGGAACGGCCATTGCCAAAGCAGCGGAAAATAGTTCCCAGATCCCGACAAATCAATATTTCCTCACCTTGGATGCCGATGGTGTTGAAGTATCTTCAGACTTCTATCTCCGCCTGACAAAGGATGCGGGAAAGATGTTGAGGAGGGAAGCTCCTGTACAACAGGAACACCCAACGCCGCATAAATAA